The Plasmodium berghei ANKA genome assembly, chromosome: 8 genome has a segment encoding these proteins:
- a CDS encoding ribosomal RNA-processing protein 8, putative — protein sequence MTKGNTKKRELSNINKKNGLISKKKIHKKNKNKSENRDYYIGNEKEDKNDNVRKDEIRKFSKNKELIANISNKNNDYLRKNKNENSSFGTPEDIANASLFRYINEYMYTNSSEIVKKKLNETKNIFNIYHSGYNKQKKKWPKNPVDIIIKYLKKNYTKDSKIADLGCGEAQIAKTFIDWSITSFDLIQYNKYVTVCNITQLPLENNSYDCFVLCLSLMNTDWPKVIYESVRCLKKGATLIIADVVSRFTNYKGFLKFMHSVGFSLHNKINLDDFFHVLFFENVKKKDKLPLVVTDKIINNTSKLLSPCIYKRR from the exons ATGACAAAGGGAAATACTAAGAAAAGAGAGTTgtcaaatataaataaaaagaatgGACTaattagtaaaaaaaagatacacaaaaaaaataaaaataagagTGAAAATAGGGATTACTATATAGGGAACGAAAAGgaagataaaaatgataatgtGAGGAAAGATGAAATTagaaaattttcaaaaaacaAAGAATTAATTGCAAATATTtccaataaaaataatgattatttaagaaaaaataaaaatgagaaTAGTTCATTTG gTACACCAGAAGATATAGCTAATGCATCTTTATTTCGATacataaatgaatatatgtatacaaaTAGTAGtgaaattgtaaaaaaaaaattaaatgaaacaaaaaatatttttaatatatatcattctggttataataaacaaaaaaaaaaatggccTAAAAACCCTGTagatataattataaaatatttaaaaaaaaattatacaaaagaTTCAAAAATAGCAGATTTAGGATGTGGAGAAGCACAAATAGCTAAAACATTTATAGATTGGTCAATAACATCCTTTGATTTAAttcaatataataaatatgtaacaGTTTGCAATATAACTCAATTACCTcttgaaaataattcatatgattgttttgttttgtGTTTAAGTCTTATGAATACTGACTGGCCTAAAGTTATATATGAATCTGTTCgttgtttaaaaaaagg gGCAACTCTAATAATAGCAGATGTTGTTAGCAGATTTACAAACTACAAGGGTTTCTTAAAGTTTATGCATAGTGTTGGATTTTCACTTCATAATaaa ATAAATTTGGatgatttttttcatgtattattttttgaaaatgttaaaaaaaaagataaactACCACTTGTTGTAActgataaaattattaacaatACTTCAAAATTGCTATCCCCATGTATTTACAAAAGAagataa
- a CDS encoding proline--tRNA ligase, putative: MLFKIFVFVTIVSYIFFSANCIKIEKKKKNFFITPWKIGKIKFPRIKVDKRGTIILRINNNNKRNGSETSYWKYRRNEVKCFRNKSYEGTKYIFNKIFNDNIKQNGDKASELLFRANYIKEINGLYNMLPLGLRVINKIKDFINNYLEKINSHSVFLSILQPKRLWNISDRSKLYSDEFLYVYKQKQQKADTNLGETIKKKFEEDGNILSPTCEETALTLINEVYNLNATEKHFPLLIHQYNYKFRNEKRLEKSLFKSKEFLMKDGYSFHTNEKCMNEIYEIYKECYNDIFNKLGLKYNIIKKRKKDKMNALESHEYQILCRDGKFKEGAHIFKLGDYYSKKLNINFLNKKNEKKNIYMGSYGIGINRLLYFLIDNFYDENGIKLPSQVAPFSIYLIQTNQKSKYSSEKVNKIANTLRNEINEKTNDNKTLYNSLNSNDMEYILTIWLYTILKANNIDTYYDNTDLHLSRKLKNCDLIGASNRVIINLKSDEKKKIKLPPDFYSYLDDSNNNKHNIFHNKLYQTFKNIRIEYKNRFSNKTKNITIHELLNYFHLI; the protein is encoded by the coding sequence atgttatttaaaatatttgtttttgtaACTATTGTGagttatatattcttttcaGCGAATTGCataaaaatcgaaaaaaaaaaaaaaaacttttttataactcCATGGAAAAtaggaaaaataaaattcccAAGGATAAAAGTAGATAAAAGAGGAACTATCATTCTTAGaattaataacaataataaaagaaatggTAGTGAAACTAGTTATTGGAAATATAGAAGGAATGAAGTTAAATGCTTTCGAAACAAATCATATGAAGGgactaaatatatatttaacaaaatatttaatgacaatataaaacaaaatggaGATAAAGCAAGcgaattattatttagaGCAAACTatattaaagaaataaatggaCTATATAATATGCTGCCTTTAGGATTAAGggtaataaataaaattaaagattttataaataattatttagaaaaaataaattcacATTCAGTATTTCTAAGTATATTACAACCAAAAAGATTGTGGAATATTTCAGATAGATCTAAATTATATAGTGACGAATTTTTGTATgtttataaacaaaaacaaCAAAAAGCTGACACAAATTTAGGGGAAAcgataaaaaagaaatttgAAGAAGATGGTAATATATTAAGTCCAACATGTGAAGAAACTGCATTAACTCTGATTAATGaagtatataatttaaatgcaACCGAAAAACATTTCCCTTTGTTAATACatcaatataattataagtttcgaaatgaaaaaagattagaaaaaagtttatttaaaagtaaagaatttttaatgaaaGATGGATATTCTTTTCatacaaatgaaaaatgtatgaatgaaatatatgaaatatacaaagaatgttataatgatatatttaataaattaggattaaaatataatattattaaaaaacggaaaaaagataaaatgaATGCACTAGAAAGCCATGAATATCAAATTTTATGCAGAGATGGAAAATTTAAAGAAGGTGcccatatatttaaattaggtgattattattcaaaaaaattaaatataaactttttaaataaaaaaaatgaaaaaaaaaatatttatatgggATCATATGGTATTGGAATAAATAGacttctttattttttaattgacaatttttatgatgaaaatggAATAAAACTTCCAAGTCAAGTTGCACCATTTTCTATTTACTTAATACAAACAAATcaaaaaagtaaatattCTTCTGAAAaagttaataaaatagcAAATACACTaagaaatgaaataaatgaaaaaacaaatgataataaaacacTTTATAATTCGTTGAATAGTAATGATatggaatatattttaacaatttgGTTATATACTATACTTAAagcaaataatattgatacctattatgataataccgatttacatttatcaagaaagttaaaaaattgtgatTTGATTGGAGCTTCAAATAGagttataataaatttaaaaagtgacgaaaaaaaaaaaattaaattaccTCCAGATTTTTATAGTTATTTAGATGacagtaataataataaacataatatatttcataataaattatatcaaacttttaaaaatatacggatagaatataaaaatagattttctaataaaaccaaaaatattacaattCACGAATTacttaattattttcatttaatatga
- a CDS encoding protein phosphatase-beta, putative: MNDFELSSRNMIFSDTINSKENIKELNKNIKRDNIYMETKKKENNNEIEKKEYDKNKDDYKQSEKKYRIPNDSNENFYNYQSFTLDHENSTTYENLSVKEFSDEEVSSENEYNKKIKINKNKNNSIKYNKDIINYDKNYYEQKPQKNITQNSLFQYEQTNENIQNNYYAQRVSKITHNVDEWINKLLKCQLLTIEEVKLMCTLLIDILKNEPNCVQVPVPVTVAGDIHGQFYDLLELFHIGGLPPDVSYLFLGDYVDRGYYSCECFCLVACFKIKHPSKVTILRGNHESRQITKVYGFYDECIRKYNNDSSVWKYLTDAFDYLPLTAIINNQIFCDHGGISPYLQTIDDINKLDRYKEIPQDGAICDLLWSDPASSEDEVVDGWKPSPRGAGVLFNEKKTNTFLHINNLSCICRAHQLVQEGFQWMHNDKVVTIFSAPNYCYRCGNAASLMLVDEFMEKDFVTFNTAPLRANPHTLRNNVDYML; this comes from the exons atgaacgaCTTTGAATTATCGAGTAGGAATATGATATTCAGTGATACAATAAACtcaaaagaaaatattaaggaattaaacaaaaatataaaaagagataatatatatatggaaacgaaaaaaaaggaaaacaataatgaaattgaaaaaaaagaatatgacaaaaataaagatgatTATAAACaatctgaaaaaaaatatagaatacCAAACGATAGCAAcgaaaatttttataattatcaaAGTTTTACATTAGATCATGAAAATAGTACAACTTATGAAAATTTGTCTGTTAAAGAATTTAGTGATGAAGAGGTTAGTTctgaaaatgaatataataaaaaaataaaaataaataagaataagaataattcaatcaaatataataaggatataattaattatgataaaaattattatgagCAAAAGCcacaaaaaaacataacTCAAAATTCCCTTTTTCAATATGAACAAactaatgaaaatattcaaaataattattatgcTCAACGTGTATCTAAAATAACACACAATGTTGATGAATGGATAAATAAGTTATTAAAATGCCAGTTATTAACGATTGAAGAAGTTAAATTAATGTGCACACTTTTgattgatatattaaaaaatgaaccTAATTGTGTCCAAGTTCCAGTTCCTGTTACAGTTGCTGGTGATATACATGGTCAATTTTACGATCTTTTAGAGTTATTTCACATAG GAGGATTACCCCCTGATGTCAGTTACCTCTTTTTAGGTGATTATGTAGATAGAGGATATTATTCATGTGAATGTTTTTGCTTAGTAGCTTGCTTCAAAATTAAACATCCAAGTAAGGTTACAATATTACGAGGTAATCATGAAAGTAGACAAATAACAAAAGTGTATGGATTTTATGATGAATGTATAAGAAAGTATAATAACGATTCAAGTGTTTGGAAATATTTAACAGATGCATTTGATTATTTGCCATTAACGgcaataataaataatcaaatTTTTTGTGACCATGGTGGTATATCACCATATTTACAAACAAttgatgatataaataaattagatAGATATAAAGAAATACCACAAGATGGCGCTATTTGTGATTTATTATGGAGTGACCCTGCTTCTTCTGAAGATGAAGTAGTTGATGGATGGAAGCCTTCCCCTAGAGGTGCAggtgttttatttaatgaaaaaaaaaccaatacatttttacatataaataatctTAGTTGTATATGTCGGGCTCATCAATTAGTTCAAGAAGGTTTTCAATGGATGCATAATGATAAGGTCGTTACTATTTTTAGTGCACCTAATTATTGTTATCGGTGTGGAAATGCGGCATCGTTAATGTTGGTCGATGAATTTATGGAAAAAGATTTTGTCACATTTAATACAGCCCCGTTAAGGGCAAATCCGCACACATTAAGAAACAATGTTGACTATATGTTATGA
- a CDS encoding thioredoxin-like protein 2, putative, which produces MNSFKLLKELKHPAILKMHRRNIYTEITKVDQYLQKVNSDNLVVAQFGASWCAPCKKLKPIIKKLGEEKENIEFLYIDIDELPELGENEDISELPTVLFRKKGKYLDKIVGMNENELVKCIKKHQSD; this is translated from the exons ATGAATTCATTCAAGTTGTTAAAAGAACTCAAACATCCtgcaattttaaaaatgcataGACGAAACATTTATACg gAAATAACAAAGGTTGATcaatatttacaaaaagtTAATTCTGATAATTTAGTGGTTGCTCAGTTTGGGGCTTCATGGTGTGCACcatgtaaaaaattgaagCCAATT ATTAAAAAGCTCGgagaagaaaaagaaaatatcgaatttttatatatagacATTGATGAACTTCCgg aacTGGGCGAAAATGAAGACATAAGCGAGCTTCCCACTGTTTTGTTCagaaaaaagggaaaataTTTGGATAAAATAGTTG gaatgaatgaaaatgaattagTAAAATGTATTAAGAAGCATCAAAGCGACtaa